Proteins encoded within one genomic window of Fragaria vesca subsp. vesca linkage group LG1, FraVesHawaii_1.0, whole genome shotgun sequence:
- the LOC101294020 gene encoding ribosome biogenesis protein NSA2 homolog, with product MPQGDYIDLHRKRYGYRPDHFERKRKKEAREVHKRSEIAQKALGIKGKMFAKKRYAEKALMKKTKCTFNLEIIGVKKNPNGQMYTSLGVLTKGTIIEVNVSELGLVTPNGKVVWGKYAQVTNNPENDGCVNGVLLV from the exons ATG CCGCAGGGAGATTATATAGATCTTCACAGGAAGCGATATGGGTACAGACCTGATCATTTTGAGCGCAAGCGCAAGAAGGAAGCTCGTGAAGTCCACAAGCGCTCTGAAATCGCGCAAAAG GCTCTGGGTATTAAAGGCAAGATGTTTGCCAAGAAGCGCTATGCAGAAAAGGCTCTGATGAAGAAAAC CAAATGTACTTTTAACCTTGAGATCATTGGTGTGAAGAAAAACCCTAATGGTCAAATGTACACCTCTCTTGGTGTCTTGACCAAGGGAACCATCATTGAG GTGAACGTAAGCGAACTTGGTCTAGTCACACCTAACGGGAAAGTGGTATGGG GGAAATATGCACAGGTGACGAATAATCCAGAGAACGATGGATGCGTAAATGGGGTTCTGCTTGTCTAA